From a single Paenibacillus sp. FSL R5-0345 genomic region:
- a CDS encoding polysaccharide deacetylase family protein, whose translation MKLQFNLFPGGLPKALTMSYDDGQKHDIRLAEIFDQYGIKGTFHLNSAMINAPGFLSSADVKHSLRNHEVSAHSVTHPHLERLPLPMVIDELFEDRKRLEKLVDYPVRGMSYPYGTYSQEIIAPLQSVGIEYSRTVHSTKQFDMPLNFMEWHPTCQHNEDLHHVWERFTTEGPSQKLRLCYVWGHSYEFAEQNNWELIENFCQQAGGHPDVWYATNIEIYDYVTALYSLKMSADKKIIRNNSAIDVWVSVNDQPVQIKGGSTMMLK comes from the coding sequence ATGAAGCTTCAATTTAATTTATTCCCGGGCGGATTGCCCAAGGCGCTTACTATGAGCTATGATGATGGACAAAAACACGATATTCGCTTGGCGGAGATTTTTGATCAATATGGGATTAAAGGTACTTTCCATCTAAATAGCGCTATGATAAACGCACCCGGATTTTTATCTTCTGCTGATGTTAAACATTCACTCAGAAACCACGAGGTGTCTGCCCATTCTGTTACTCATCCACATCTAGAACGTCTTCCTTTACCTATGGTGATCGATGAGCTGTTTGAAGACCGTAAGCGACTTGAGAAACTAGTGGATTATCCGGTACGTGGAATGTCCTATCCTTACGGTACATACTCTCAAGAAATCATAGCGCCACTTCAGTCTGTTGGGATTGAATACAGTCGTACTGTCCACTCTACCAAACAGTTTGATATGCCTCTGAATTTCATGGAATGGCATCCAACATGCCAACATAATGAAGATCTCCATCACGTATGGGAGCGATTTACAACGGAGGGTCCATCCCAAAAACTAAGACTCTGTTATGTTTGGGGTCATAGTTATGAATTTGCTGAGCAGAACAATTGGGAGCTTATCGAGAACTTTTGCCAACAAGCTGGTGGACATCCGGATGTTTGGTACGCAACCAATATAGAGATTTATGATTATGTCACTGCGCTGTATTCACTGAAAATGAGTGCTGACAAAAAGATCATCCGTAACAACTCTGCTATTGATGTCTGGGTATCTGTAAATGATCAACCTGTTCAGATTAAGGGTGGAAGTACGATGATGCTGAAATAA